One genomic window of Anaerotignum faecicola includes the following:
- a CDS encoding manganese catalase family protein, giving the protein LSQRYSMPCKEVGGLLTDIGTEELAHLEMICAIVFQLTKNLTPEQAKTAGFDAYYVDHTTALWPTAAAGVPFNACEFQSKGDAITDLTEDLAAEQKARTTYDNLIRIIDNPEVREPLKFLREREVVHFQ; this is encoded by the coding sequence ATCTTTCCCAGCGTTACTCCATGCCATGCAAGGAAGTAGGCGGACTTTTAACCGATATTGGTACGGAAGAGCTGGCTCATTTAGAGATGATCTGCGCCATTGTCTTCCAGCTGACAAAGAATTTAACCCCGGAGCAGGCAAAAACTGCCGGCTTTGACGCCTACTACGTCGATCACACCACGGCTCTGTGGCCCACCGCCGCGGCAGGCGTCCCGTTTAACGCCTGTGAGTTCCAGTCCAAGGGCGACGCCATCACCGACTTAACGGAAGACTTAGCGGCCGAACAGAAGGCCAGAACCACCTACGACAACTTAATCCGCATCATCGACAACCCGGAAGTCAGAGAACCGCTCAAGTTCCTGCGCGAACGTGAAGTCGTTCATTTTCAGAG